TCTTCGACGACGGGCGTCGCAGTGTAGCCAAAGGACACGTCAGAGAGACTGATGAGCGGGGCCTCCTCAGTCATTCGAAGTTCCTCCACTCACCGCTCCAGCCGTCCGGCCCGGCTTCGGCGGGCGACGTGTTGCCCAGGACGACTTCGAAGGTTGGCATGTTGATGTTGTATGCAATCTCTTCGTAACCCCAGTCGTTTGCGACCCAGTTCTCGCGGACGCCCGCGTACGGCGTGACCGGGTAGTACGCCTCGACGTCGGTCTCTGCGAGCAGTTGCTTCGCCGGCTTTCGCGTCTCGAAGACGCCTGCGCCGATGTAGCTGATGTCGAACTCCTCGATGGTTTCCTTCGCCTTCGTGATGTCGGAGGGTTTCACGTCGCCGCTCGCCGCGAGGTTCACCACGAGCGGGCGCATCTCCACGTCGTATCGCGTCCCGATGTACTGGAAGGCGTTGTGCGCGGCCAGCTGGACGACCCTTCGCTCTGCGGCGTCGAAGATAGCCTGGTAGTCGGCGTCGATGCGGTCGAGAACCTCGGACTTGTACGCCGTCGCGTTCGCCTCGAACGTGTCTGCGTGGTCGGGGAAGTACTCGACGAAGCCCGCGGTGATGTTGTCCACCGAGGTTTTCGCCCGCTGTGGGTCGAGCCAAAAGTGCGGGTCCTGCCCTCTACCCTCGCCGACGCCCTCCTCTTCGGGGTCGAGGCTCGCGGCGAGGTCGACCAGTTCGACGCCTTCGCGGACGTTGATGAGTTCGGTGTTCGCGCCGTCGTCTTCGAGCGTCTGAATCGCGCGGTCGGCCCACGGCTGGAAGTCCTCGCCGACGTGGATGAACACGTCCGCCTCGATGATGTCGCGGGTGACGCTCGAATTCGGCTCCCAGCCGTGCCCGTGCAGGCCCGTCGGGACCAGATTCTTCACTTCGACGGGCGTGTCTGCGGCGATTTTCCGCGCAAAATCGTAGAAACTGAAGAACGATGCGACAGCAACTGGCCCGTCAGTATCGTTGTTCTTTCCGCCTGCGACCGCCTCACCGCCGCCGAGACACCCGGCGAACCCTGCAGCAAGCAGTCCAGCGCCGGCAGCGAGCGCCTTCCGCCGAGTCAATCTGCCCGATTGAGAATGCGTGTCAGTCATTGATATCTGATTTAGACGGGTGAGTTCACTTAACAGTATTGGTCTAACTCAATGTTTAGACTTATCTAAATCGTTGGTGTGGGCAACAGGCTGTCAGGTTCTCCGAGCGGAAAATGCAGTAGTGAGCGTCCAGCACGAGTCAATCCAGGAAACGAGAACGAGGTTGCTCAGCGAGCAGTCACTTCGGTGGCCGGTGGTCGTGCCACGACGCCACCTGCTCGAACGCGCGGCACGCTGCGAGCACCACGTCGTCGCGGTGGCGACGGCCGACCACCTGCATTCCGACGGGGCGACCATCGACGACGCCCGCGGGGACCGATGCCGCCGGATGGCCGGTCAGGTTGAACGGGAGCGTTAAATACCAGCCCGTGTACGGGTCTATCTCCTCGCCGTCGATTTCCTCCGGCCCGTAGATACCACGCTTGAACGGCGGCGTGCCCATCGTCGGCGTCAGGATGAGGTCGTAGTTCGCGAAGACGCGCTCGACTGCGTCCACGACTTTCGTCCGAATGGCGTTCGCCTCCGAGAGCGCCATGACCGAGTGCTTCTTTCCGAGATGCGCCATCGCACCGAAGGCCGGACTCAGGTCCTCTGCGTGGTCCGCGAGGTTGACGCCGAACGCCTCCTCGGAGTGGGCGACGACCCACGCGACTCGCGCCTGAAACAGGATGCGCCCCGCCGTCTCCACGTCCTCCCAGATGTCGCCGAAGGCGGGGTCTGCACGTTCGACGGTCATGCCCGCTTCTTCGAACTTCTCGGCGGTCTCGTGGGCGATGTCTCGCACCTCGTCTGCGACGGTGAACGCCTCCATCGTGGGGGAGAACGCGACGGTCAGGTCATCGACTGGCTGGGAAAGCGCGTCGAGGTAGCTGCCCTCGCGGGCCGGGAGCGAGAAGGGGTCAGCCGGGTCGGGACCCGAAAGCGCGTCCATGGCGAGCGCGGCGTCCTCCACAGTCCGGGTGAGCGGCCCGGAGTGGACGAACGGCCACGCGTCGAGAAAGCCGTCCGGACGCTCGCGGTGGGCCACCCGCCCGAACGACGGTTTCAGCCCGAAGATGCCACAGCACGATGCCGGAATTCGAACGGAGCCACCTGCGTCCGTCCCGAGCGCGAGGGGAGCCATGCCATCTGCGACGGCCGCCGCGCTGCCCCCCGAGGAGCCACCCGCGGTGTACTCCGGAGCGTAGGGCGTGCCCGTCGAACCGAACAGTTCGTTGTCCGTAATCGCGACGTGCCCGAACTCCGCAGTGTTGGTCTTGCCGAGGACGATGCCCCCGGCGTCTTTGACCCGCGAAACCTCGATGGCGTCCGCGTCGGGGACAACGTCGGCGAGCGGTTTCGACCCGAACGTAGTCTGCATCCCCGCGGTCTGGAGCAGGTCCTTGACCGCGATGGGGAGGCCGTGCAGTGGCCCGACCGTCGCGCCACTGGAGACGGCCTGTTCTGCTTCCCGTGCGGCCTCACGCGCCTCAGCCTCGGCGAGGTGGACGTACGCGTTCGTGCGCTCGTTTCGCGTCTCGATGCGGTCGAGATGGGCGTTGAGCACTGCAACTGGCGACAGGTCGCCTGCCCGGATGCGTCGGGCGAGCGATGCGGCAGGTTCGAAACACAGGTCGGTCATTGTGTGCGGATTGTTCGCACGCCGACAAAAGTGTAGGTTCCGCGGCAGTCGCGGACGAGAGTCGTGTGGCCGTCTCACCCGGCGCATGTAGGCACAAAACGCATTATTTCGAATTGAGTAGTGGGAAATAATGTGGGGAGGGAACGGAGAGTCGTCGATTGGAGCGTCCGCGCTGACCAGACAGTTCTTGCTCTTCCTCGTGGCGCTCGCCGTCTGGGTCACGCCGCTCGCCATCCTTCGCGTCGTGTTTTCGGCGGGCGACATCTCCGTCTCGGCTGTCGGCCTCGTCGTCGGCGTACTCATCGCCTACGCGCTCAGGCCGGCGTTCGTGGAAACCCGACAGACCGACCGAAACGAGTGACGCGACAAGTCAATCCACGCACGAGGTTTATTGTAGCTTCCAGAACAGGTTCGGGTATGCGCCGAAACTTCGGTCCGGAGGACACCGAGGACCACTCGCTCAAGTACGCCCTCCTCTTCGCGGCAGTATTTCTGTGGCTGGTGCCGACGATTATCCTCCGAGTCGTGTTTCACGCGAGCGACGCGCAGTTGCTGGTGGCGATGTTCGTCATCGGGTCCATCAGCTACTACATTTTCAAACCGCTGTTTAAACGGGTTCACGTCACTCACGGCGTAGACGACTAAGTCATCTCGGGAATCGAGACTTCGTCTTCCGGTTCGATTCTGGAGAGTCGCATCGCGTTGCCCGTCACCACCGTCGTCATGCCCACGTCGCCTGCGAGCACGGCGACGACGACGGAGACGAAGCCGAGGGGAATCCCGACGGCGAGCAGCGCCTTCACCGCGAGACTGCCCCAGATGTTCTGTCGGATGACGCCGTTTGCCTGGTGGGCGAGGTCGTAGAGGTAGGGCAGTTTCGAGAGGTCGTCGCCCATGAGCGCGATGTCCGCGGTTTCGATGGCGGTCGCAGAGCCCGCCGCGCCCATGGCGATGCCGACGGTGGCGGTGGCGAGCGCGGGCGCGTCGTTGATGCCGTCGCCGACCATCGCGACCGATTCGTACTCTGCGAGGAGAGCTTCGATTGCGTCCACCTTCTCCTCGGGGAGCAGGCTCGCGCGGAACTCGTCTACGCCCACCTCGCGGGCGACGGCCTCGGCTGTGCCCTCGTTGTCACCGGTGAGCATCACCGTTCGGACGCCGCGGTCTTTGAGTGCGGCGACCACCGCTTTCGCCTCGGGACGCACGGTGTCCGCGACGGCGATGAGACCTTCCAGGTCGTCTGCGGTTCCGATGAGCACCACCGTCTTCCCCTGGTCTTGCAGCCGGGGAATGGTGTCAGAGACGAGGTCGAGACAGCCCTCGCGCTCGCACTGGGCCTGCGTCTCGTGTGGAAGGTCGCCCGCGCCCGTGGTGAAGTGGACGTGGTCTAAATCGAACCCGAGGTCCTCGAACAGCGCGGGTTTGCCGGCGTAGTGGGTCTCGCCCCCGAGTTGGGCGCGCACGCCTTTGCCGGTCAGGCTCTCGAAGTCGTCGATATCAGCCGTGTACTCGGCGTCGATGTGCTCGGTGATGGCGGCGGCGATGGGGTGTTCGCTGCGCG
This sequence is a window from Haladaptatus sp. QDMS2. Protein-coding genes within it:
- a CDS encoding amidase; its protein translation is MTDLCFEPAASLARRIRAGDLSPVAVLNAHLDRIETRNERTNAYVHLAEAEAREAAREAEQAVSSGATVGPLHGLPIAVKDLLQTAGMQTTFGSKPLADVVPDADAIEVSRVKDAGGIVLGKTNTAEFGHVAITDNELFGSTGTPYAPEYTAGGSSGGSAAAVADGMAPLALGTDAGGSVRIPASCCGIFGLKPSFGRVAHRERPDGFLDAWPFVHSGPLTRTVEDAALAMDALSGPDPADPFSLPAREGSYLDALSQPVDDLTVAFSPTMEAFTVADEVRDIAHETAEKFEEAGMTVERADPAFGDIWEDVETAGRILFQARVAWVVAHSEEAFGVNLADHAEDLSPAFGAMAHLGKKHSVMALSEANAIRTKVVDAVERVFANYDLILTPTMGTPPFKRGIYGPEEIDGEEIDPYTGWYLTLPFNLTGHPAASVPAGVVDGRPVGMQVVGRRHRDDVVLAACRAFEQVASWHDHRPPK
- a CDS encoding metal ABC transporter substrate-binding protein, with the protein product MTDTHSQSGRLTRRKALAAGAGLLAAGFAGCLGGGEAVAGGKNNDTDGPVAVASFFSFYDFARKIAADTPVEVKNLVPTGLHGHGWEPNSSVTRDIIEADVFIHVGEDFQPWADRAIQTLEDDGANTELINVREGVELVDLAASLDPEEEGVGEGRGQDPHFWLDPQRAKTSVDNITAGFVEYFPDHADTFEANATAYKSEVLDRIDADYQAIFDAAERRVVQLAAHNAFQYIGTRYDVEMRPLVVNLAASGDVKPSDITKAKETIEEFDISYIGAGVFETRKPAKQLLAETDVEAYYPVTPYAGVRENWVANDWGYEEIAYNINMPTFEVVLGNTSPAEAGPDGWSGEWRNFE